Proteins from one Loktanella sp. M215 genomic window:
- a CDS encoding flagellar biosynthetic protein FliR, with translation MIQTLAQVLDVSQLLLWSGFVVFVRVGAMVSLLPAFGEQVVPARIRLGIALAFTVVVVPAVDAQIGPVPRDLMGALPLVLPEVLAGLFFGLLLRFFIFALQIAGAIAAQSTSLSQIFGGSAGAEPQAAIGHVLTTAALALAAVLGLHTAFAGYMIQTYDLVPVGLLIGADVVADLGLRAVSHIFALGFTLAAPFVIASLIYNVTIGVINRAMPQLMVSFVGAPAITAAGLVLLMMCAPLMLDIWMRAFSAVIMDPGGAIP, from the coding sequence ATGATCCAGACTCTCGCCCAAGTGCTTGATGTCTCGCAACTCCTGCTCTGGTCTGGCTTTGTCGTCTTTGTCCGTGTCGGCGCCATGGTCTCCCTGCTTCCCGCGTTCGGAGAGCAGGTCGTACCCGCCAGGATACGGCTGGGGATCGCACTGGCCTTTACCGTTGTGGTGGTGCCGGCTGTCGATGCACAGATCGGGCCGGTTCCCCGCGACCTGATGGGGGCGCTGCCGCTGGTGCTGCCAGAGGTGCTGGCGGGCCTCTTTTTCGGGCTGTTGCTGCGGTTCTTCATCTTTGCGCTGCAGATCGCCGGTGCGATCGCGGCGCAATCGACGTCGCTGTCGCAGATTTTCGGAGGCAGCGCCGGGGCAGAGCCGCAGGCGGCGATCGGGCATGTCCTGACGACGGCTGCGCTGGCGCTGGCCGCGGTGTTGGGCCTGCATACCGCCTTTGCCGGCTACATGATCCAGACCTACGATCTTGTGCCGGTCGGCCTTTTGATCGGGGCCGATGTGGTGGCCGATCTTGGCCTGCGCGCCGTCAGCCATATCTTCGCCTTGGGGTTCACCCTTGCGGCGCCTTTCGTCATCGCCTCGCTGATCTATAACGTGACGATCGGGGTCATCAACCGCGCCATGCCGCAGCTGATGGTCAGCTTCGTGGGCGCCCCGGCCATCACGGCGGCCGGCCTTGTGCTGCTGATGATGTGCGCCCCGTTGATGCTCGACATCTGGATGCGCGCCTTCAGCGCCGTGATCATGGACCCGGGCGGCGCCATCCCATGA
- a CDS encoding EscU/YscU/HrcU family type III secretion system export apparatus switch protein produces MSDEDDDKQFEPSQKKLDDARKKGEFPKSTDLTTAAAYGGFLVAVASVGSGSLIGAGTVLEVLLDQVDDLSVLALSGSAQPVLGGLFWAVAVKMLPWFALPAAFALLAIAAQQAFVIAPSRIAPKVSRISPIAGAKNKLGRQGLFEFGKSLVKLMIYGTVTGIYLWSARDRMMSAMSLSPGMVTVVLGQMMMTLMLIVVAIALTLGIVDLLWQRAEHARKHRMSRKEMIDEMKESDGDPAMKQQRRQRAIDLAMNQMLADVPQASVVIVNPTHFAVALSWGGTAGSAPVCVAKGVDDVAARIREIATESGVPIHSDPPTARVLHATVEIGQEIAPDHYQAVAAAIRFAQAMRAKAARRP; encoded by the coding sequence ATGAGCGATGAAGACGACGACAAGCAATTCGAGCCTTCCCAGAAAAAGCTGGATGATGCGCGTAAAAAGGGTGAATTTCCCAAATCCACGGACCTGACCACGGCAGCGGCCTACGGCGGTTTTCTGGTCGCGGTGGCCAGCGTGGGCTCCGGGTCGTTGATCGGCGCGGGAACGGTGCTGGAGGTTCTGCTGGACCAGGTCGACGATCTTTCGGTCCTCGCCTTAAGCGGGTCGGCACAGCCGGTCCTTGGCGGGTTGTTCTGGGCGGTGGCGGTGAAGATGCTGCCGTGGTTCGCGCTGCCGGCGGCGTTTGCGCTGCTGGCGATCGCGGCGCAACAGGCGTTCGTCATCGCGCCCTCGCGGATCGCGCCGAAAGTGTCGCGCATTTCCCCGATTGCGGGGGCCAAGAACAAGCTCGGGCGGCAGGGTCTTTTCGAATTCGGGAAAAGTCTGGTCAAGCTGATGATCTATGGCACCGTGACGGGGATCTATCTGTGGTCTGCCCGCGACCGCATGATGTCGGCGATGTCGCTGTCGCCTGGCATGGTGACGGTCGTGCTGGGCCAGATGATGATGACCCTCATGCTGATCGTCGTCGCCATTGCCCTGACATTGGGCATCGTCGATCTGCTGTGGCAGCGCGCCGAACACGCGCGCAAGCACCGGATGTCGCGCAAGGAAATGATAGACGAAATGAAGGAGTCCGACGGCGATCCCGCCATGAAGCAGCAGCGCCGGCAGCGGGCCATCGATCTGGCGATGAACCAGATGCTGGCCGATGTGCCGCAGGCCAGCGTGGTCATCGTGAACCCGACCCATTTCGCCGTTGCGCTGTCCTGGGGCGGGACCGCGGGGTCCGCGCCGGTCTGCGTGGCCAAGGGTGTCGACGACGTCGCCGCCCGGATCAGAGAGATTGCCACCGAAAGCGGCGTGCCGATCCATTCCGATCCGCCGACGGCGCGCGTCCTGCATGCCACGGTCGAGATCGGGCAGGAGATCGCGCCGGACCACTATCAGGCGGTTGCGGCGGCCATCCGCTTTGCCCAGGCCATGCGCGCCAAGGCGGCGCGGCGCCCATGA
- a CDS encoding flagellar basal body-associated protein FliL, whose protein sequence is MKKLLLPILLMLVGTGSGVGAALMLKSDPPPEAGHDLAAGAPCGDPAADPVATEGHAPATDAIAPIAAVAGSEFAPLANQFVVPVMEQDHLVAMMAIMLSVEVPLGGSAKVYAVEPRLRDRLLQDMFQHSNIGGFSGNYTATDKMRILRQDLLRTTRDIMGDAALDILILDIKRQDV, encoded by the coding sequence ATGAAGAAACTGCTTTTGCCAATCTTGCTGATGCTTGTCGGCACCGGATCCGGAGTCGGCGCAGCGCTGATGCTGAAATCGGATCCCCCGCCAGAGGCGGGGCATGATCTGGCCGCGGGCGCGCCCTGTGGCGATCCGGCGGCAGACCCTGTCGCCACCGAAGGCCACGCTCCGGCGACGGATGCAATTGCGCCCATCGCCGCCGTTGCAGGCAGCGAGTTCGCGCCCCTCGCCAACCAGTTCGTCGTACCCGTGATGGAGCAGGATCATCTGGTCGCCATGATGGCGATCATGCTCAGCGTCGAAGTCCCGTTGGGCGGATCGGCCAAGGTCTATGCCGTGGAACCGCGGCTGCGCGACAGGCTGTTGCAGGACATGTTCCAGCATTCCAACATCGGCGGATTTTCCGGCAATTACACCGCGACCGACAAGATGCGGATCCTGCGGCAGGACCTGTTGCGTACCACCCGCGACATCATGGGGGACGCCGCGCTGGACATCCTGATCCTCGACATCAAACGGCAGGACGTCTGA
- the flgH gene encoding flagellar basal body L-ring protein FlgH, producing the protein MSRTDIRQLWALGAFMLSVACSSAPVGKPPELTPLGATPDRLAMVNYALPQNLETAPHVPGAQASLWTGDRGSLLGDRRAMQQGDILTVVIEINDKAEISNSSDRSRSASQTMGVPSLFGLPQKIDQALPDGASLGSAVGVNSNSTAQGDGSVKRNEKLTLRVAATITDVLPNGVLAIEGQQEVRVNFELRELTVSGFVRPADITRQNEITYDKIASARISYGGRGQITDMQQPRYGQQVLEAALPF; encoded by the coding sequence ATGTCTCGCACTGATATCCGCCAACTCTGGGCTCTGGGGGCCTTCATGCTCAGCGTGGCCTGTTCCAGCGCGCCCGTCGGCAAGCCGCCAGAGCTGACGCCGCTCGGCGCGACACCGGACCGCCTGGCCATGGTGAATTACGCGCTGCCGCAAAACCTTGAAACCGCACCGCACGTCCCCGGCGCGCAAGCATCGCTCTGGACCGGCGACCGCGGCTCGCTGCTGGGCGACCGCCGCGCGATGCAGCAGGGCGACATCCTGACGGTGGTGATCGAAATCAACGACAAGGCCGAAATCTCGAACTCCTCCGACCGATCCCGCTCCGCCTCGCAGACGATGGGCGTGCCGAGCCTCTTCGGGCTGCCGCAAAAGATCGACCAGGCCTTGCCGGACGGTGCATCCCTTGGCAGTGCCGTCGGCGTGAACTCGAATTCGACCGCACAGGGCGACGGATCGGTCAAGCGCAACGAAAAGCTGACGCTGCGTGTCGCCGCCACCATCACCGACGTGCTGCCGAACGGCGTTCTGGCCATTGAGGGGCAACAGGAGGTTCGGGTGAATTTCGAATTGCGCGAATTGACCGTGTCGGGGTTCGTGCGCCCGGCGGATATCACCCGCCAGAACGAGATCACGTATGACAAGATCGCGTCGGCCCGGATTTCCTACGGGGGACGTGGCCAGATCACCGACATGCAGCAACCCCGCTACGGCCAGCAGGTCCTTGAAGCGGCCCTGCCGTTCTGA
- the flgA gene encoding flagellar basal body P-ring formation chaperone FlgA codes for MIRLTVLAAMIACPAAADTIVAARTIPAQTLIGPDDLLVQPTDVPGGTDDPLLLIGMEALTALYAGRPVMPADVGFPAIVDRNQIIPIIYDVGGLTITTEGRALGRGGVGEIIRVMNLTSKATVTAQIRADGAAHVSH; via the coding sequence ATGATCCGCCTGACCGTGCTTGCAGCGATGATCGCCTGTCCCGCAGCCGCCGATACGATCGTGGCCGCCCGCACGATCCCGGCGCAGACCCTGATCGGACCGGATGACCTTTTGGTGCAGCCCACCGACGTGCCCGGCGGTACCGACGACCCCTTGCTGCTGATCGGGATGGAGGCGCTGACAGCGCTTTACGCCGGGCGCCCGGTGATGCCGGCCGATGTGGGATTTCCGGCCATTGTCGACCGCAACCAGATCATCCCGATCATCTACGATGTCGGCGGCCTGACCATCACGACCGAAGGACGCGCCCTGGGGCGCGGCGGCGTCGGCGAAATCATCCGCGTCATGAACCTGACGTCCAAAGCAACCGTGACCGCGCAGATCCGCGCGGATGGAGCAGCCCATGTCTCGCACTGA
- the flgG gene encoding flagellar basal-body rod protein FlgG, with the protein MRALQIAAAGMTAQQTRVEVISNNLANMSTTGYNARRADFADLHYQQVARPGTISSSSGTILPTGIQLGLGVRASSVSMIMAQGSLAATGGDLDVAIEGQGYIEVTLPDGTSGYTRDGALHMTGDGQVVTADGYPVVPDITIPGDTRSIAINAQGEVYANFLGNVQPALLGQITLANFTNPKGLEAIGSNLFLESGASGPPAVGVAGEDGLGTLRQGYLEDSSVDPVREVSNLIEAQRGYELNSKVITASDQMLGSMVQIR; encoded by the coding sequence ATGCGTGCTCTTCAGATTGCCGCCGCAGGCATGACCGCTCAACAGACGCGGGTCGAGGTGATCTCGAACAACCTCGCGAACATGTCGACCACGGGCTACAACGCCCGCCGCGCCGATTTCGCCGACCTGCACTATCAGCAGGTCGCCCGCCCCGGCACGATCAGCTCGTCCAGCGGGACGATCCTGCCGACCGGCATCCAGCTGGGCCTTGGCGTCAGGGCCAGTTCCGTCAGCATGATCATGGCGCAGGGGTCTCTGGCCGCGACGGGCGGCGATCTGGATGTCGCGATCGAAGGTCAGGGGTATATCGAAGTGACGCTGCCGGACGGGACGTCTGGCTATACCCGTGACGGCGCATTGCACATGACCGGCGACGGGCAGGTGGTGACCGCGGACGGTTACCCTGTCGTGCCGGACATCACGATACCGGGCGATACGCGGTCGATCGCGATCAACGCGCAGGGCGAGGTCTATGCGAATTTTCTGGGCAACGTGCAACCGGCCCTGCTGGGCCAGATCACCCTCGCGAATTTCACCAATCCCAAGGGGCTGGAGGCGATCGGGTCCAACCTCTTTCTCGAATCGGGTGCCTCTGGCCCGCCCGCCGTCGGTGTCGCCGGCGAAGACGGGCTGGGCACGTTGCGACAGGGTTATCTCGAAGACAGCTCTGTCGATCCGGTGAGGGAGGTTTCCAACCTGATCGAGGCACAGCGTGGCTACGAGCTGAATTCCAAGGTCATCACCGCAAGTGATCAGATGCTGGGGTCCATGGTGCAGATCCGATGA
- a CDS encoding flagellar hook-basal body complex protein, whose amino-acid sequence MDNAIYATLTRQSGLMNELQMVANNIANANTAGFKAEGMMFSEFVADLGPDDDSLSMAAGRIKLTDQTQGVLAQTGGAFDVAIEGDGYFLIDTPQGQRLTRAGNFTPNAAGELVTMDGNRVLDAGGAPVFVPTGAGAVGIAADGTISAGGTAVGQIGVVVPNDPLDLRRQGGTLFEAATGFGPAPRPQVLQGFVEGSNVNPIAQVSRMIEVQRAYEMGQSFLETEDNRIRGVIQAISR is encoded by the coding sequence ATGGACAACGCCATCTATGCCACCCTGACCCGGCAATCCGGCCTGATGAACGAATTGCAGATGGTGGCGAACAACATCGCCAACGCCAATACGGCGGGTTTCAAGGCCGAGGGCATGATGTTCTCGGAATTCGTGGCCGACCTTGGCCCGGACGACGATTCGCTGTCGATGGCCGCCGGCCGTATCAAGCTGACCGACCAGACGCAGGGGGTGCTGGCCCAGACGGGTGGCGCATTCGACGTGGCAATCGAAGGCGACGGATATTTCCTGATCGACACGCCGCAGGGGCAGCGCCTGACCCGCGCCGGCAACTTCACGCCCAACGCCGCGGGCGAGTTGGTGACGATGGATGGCAACCGCGTCCTCGACGCCGGCGGCGCGCCGGTTTTCGTGCCGACGGGTGCAGGCGCGGTGGGGATCGCCGCGGACGGCACGATCAGCGCGGGCGGAACCGCCGTGGGCCAGATCGGCGTCGTCGTGCCGAACGATCCGCTGGATCTGCGCCGCCAGGGCGGCACCCTGTTCGAGGCGGCAACGGGCTTTGGCCCCGCCCCGCGGCCGCAGGTGCTGCAGGGCTTCGTCGAAGGCAGCAACGTCAATCCCATCGCGCAGGTCAGCCGCATGATCGAGGTGCAGCGCGCCTATGAAATGGGCCAGAGCTTTCTCGAAACCGAAGACAACCGCATCCGCGGTGTCATCCAGGCGATCAGCCGCTAA
- a CDS encoding flagellar biosynthetic protein FliQ, producing MEETVFYDTLRQALWIAFQISIPILTVALVVGLAIGLFQALTSIQEMTLTFVPKLAAIVGVFWISMAFMTETLVGFFQATLIPLIAGG from the coding sequence GTGGAAGAGACGGTTTTCTACGACACCCTGCGTCAAGCGCTGTGGATCGCGTTCCAGATCTCGATCCCGATCCTGACGGTTGCCTTGGTGGTCGGTCTGGCCATCGGCCTGTTCCAGGCCCTGACCTCGATCCAAGAAATGACCCTGACTTTCGTGCCGAAACTGGCGGCGATCGTCGGCGTCTTCTGGATCTCGATGGCCTTCATGACCGAAACCTTGGTGGGCTTCTTTCAGGCCACCCTCATTCCCCTGATTGCCGGAGGCTGA
- the fliE gene encoding flagellar hook-basal body complex protein FliE, translated as MDIRNVLVAQNYASSLAATRAQPSAGAAVAGAAQDFLSTLQQGEQAAMATMTKGGDPHTLVQALAQTELAVQTAVTVRDKVVEAYQEILRMPV; from the coding sequence ATGGATATCCGCAACGTGCTTGTCGCACAGAACTACGCCAGCAGCCTGGCCGCAACCCGGGCGCAGCCGTCGGCCGGCGCCGCGGTGGCGGGGGCGGCACAGGATTTCCTGTCGACCCTGCAACAGGGCGAACAGGCCGCCATGGCCACGATGACCAAGGGCGGCGATCCGCACACCCTGGTGCAGGCCCTGGCCCAGACCGAACTGGCCGTCCAGACCGCCGTCACCGTGCGTGACAAGGTGGTCGAGGCCTATCAGGAAATCCTGCGGATGCCGGTCTGA
- the flgC gene encoding flagellar basal body rod protein FlgC yields MTVFTDAMTVATSGMKAQATRLRHVSENIANTETPGYRRKTVSFDEVLRGTSGAVAVGPMRLDQSPLTSIYDPSNPLADATGRYDGSNVNMLLEIADAREANRSYEANLKMFDQIRQMKQGLLDLLRN; encoded by the coding sequence ATGACCGTTTTCACCGATGCCATGACCGTCGCCACCAGCGGGATGAAGGCGCAGGCCACCCGGCTGCGCCATGTGTCAGAGAATATCGCCAACACCGAAACACCCGGTTACCGGCGCAAGACCGTCTCTTTTGACGAGGTTCTGCGCGGCACCTCCGGCGCGGTCGCAGTCGGGCCGATGCGGCTGGATCAATCGCCACTGACCAGCATCTACGATCCGTCGAACCCGCTCGCCGATGCCACCGGCCGCTATGACGGATCGAACGTCAACATGCTGCTGGAAATCGCCGACGCCCGTGAAGCGAACCGCAGCTACGAGGCGAACCTCAAGATGTTCGACCAGATCCGCCAGATGAAACAGGGCCTGCTCGACCTGTTGCGCAACTAA
- a CDS encoding FlgB family protein yields MFQSLALFRTSAAMAQYAGDAQAQIARNIANADTPGYHAEKLTDFAATLHRTGPIQMKATRPGHLIASPTVDAVRHVDSGGEAAPNGNTVSLEDELMQSVAAGGMHKEALAIYRHTMTVLRSSLGR; encoded by the coding sequence ATGTTCCAATCACTCGCCCTGTTCCGCACGTCCGCCGCCATGGCGCAGTACGCCGGCGACGCACAGGCCCAGATCGCGCGCAACATCGCGAATGCCGACACGCCCGGGTATCACGCCGAGAAACTGACCGATTTTGCGGCGACCCTGCACCGGACCGGACCGATCCAGATGAAGGCGACCCGCCCCGGACACCTGATCGCCTCGCCCACCGTCGATGCCGTCCGTCACGTCGACAGCGGCGGAGAGGCCGCGCCCAATGGCAACACCGTCTCTCTCGAAGACGAGCTGATGCAGTCGGTCGCAGCCGGCGGCATGCACAAGGAAGCGCTGGCGATCTACCGCCACACCATGACCGTCCTGCGCAGCAGCCTTGGCCGATAG
- a CDS encoding FliI/YscN family ATPase: MNTTLFDRMAALVADATGDFAIGRIRAVTGSSITIAGLNRVLRQGDRVAVVARDATVRADVVRLSDDMGYALIDGPAEGIAIGDPVRLLHRARFAPDDSWMGRVIDPDGKPLDGRALLPGVVEADLQRPPPPAHHRRPLGERMETGLAVMNTLLPLVRGQRIGLFAGSGVGKSSLLADLARGVRADVVVIALVGERGREVRQFTETVLGPEGMRRTIVVAATSDRAPQVRRRCAWAATAVAEHFRDQGLQVLLLVDSVTRYCEAHREIAVVGGEQANLRGYPPSTAGAIASLCERAGPGVDTEGPDGSGDITAVYTVLVAGSDMDEPVADMLRGVLDGHIVLDRAIAERGRFPAIDVLRSVSRALPDAADRVENAMIGEARRRFSAYDQAAMMIQAGLYESGSDPQIDAAIACRDPLEQFLTIKDRRNIAGHFAALKQALSHATQGR; this comes from the coding sequence ATGAACACGACATTATTCGACCGCATGGCCGCCTTGGTGGCTGACGCAACAGGTGATTTTGCCATCGGGCGCATTCGGGCCGTGACGGGGTCCTCGATCACGATCGCGGGGCTGAACCGCGTCTTGCGGCAGGGCGACCGGGTCGCGGTCGTTGCGCGGGATGCCACCGTGCGGGCGGATGTCGTCCGGCTGTCGGATGACATGGGCTATGCGCTGATCGACGGCCCGGCCGAAGGGATCGCGATCGGCGATCCGGTGCGCCTGCTGCACCGGGCGCGATTCGCGCCCGACGACAGCTGGATGGGCCGGGTCATCGATCCGGACGGCAAGCCGCTGGACGGGCGCGCCCTGTTGCCCGGCGTGGTCGAGGCCGATCTGCAGCGCCCGCCGCCCCCCGCGCATCACCGCCGCCCCCTTGGCGAGCGGATGGAGACCGGTCTCGCCGTGATGAATACCCTTCTGCCTCTGGTCAGAGGGCAGCGAATCGGCCTTTTCGCGGGATCCGGCGTGGGCAAGTCGTCGCTGCTGGCCGATCTGGCGCGGGGTGTGCGCGCGGATGTCGTGGTCATCGCGCTGGTCGGCGAGCGGGGGCGCGAGGTGCGTCAGTTCACGGAAACCGTGCTGGGACCGGAGGGGATGCGCCGCACCATCGTCGTCGCAGCCACGTCCGACCGGGCACCACAGGTCCGCCGCCGCTGCGCCTGGGCTGCGACCGCCGTCGCCGAACACTTTCGCGATCAGGGGTTGCAAGTGCTGTTGCTGGTCGATTCGGTCACGCGCTATTGTGAGGCGCACCGCGAGATCGCGGTCGTCGGGGGCGAGCAGGCGAATCTGCGCGGGTATCCCCCGTCGACCGCCGGTGCCATTGCGTCCCTGTGCGAACGGGCCGGCCCCGGTGTAGATACGGAAGGCCCTGACGGATCGGGCGACATCACCGCCGTCTACACGGTGCTGGTGGCGGGGTCCGACATGGATGAACCCGTGGCCGACATGCTGCGCGGCGTCCTCGACGGTCATATCGTGCTTGACCGCGCCATCGCGGAACGGGGCCGCTTTCCGGCGATCGACGTGCTGCGTTCTGTCTCGCGCGCCTTGCCCGACGCCGCCGACCGTGTCGAGAACGCGATGATCGGGGAAGCGCGGCGCCGCTTTTCGGCCTACGATCAGGCGGCGATGATGATTCAGGCAGGTCTTTACGAATCCGGATCCGACCCGCAGATCGACGCCGCCATCGCCTGCCGCGATCCGCTGGAGCAATTTCTGACCATCAAGGACCGGCGCAACATCGCGGGCCATTTCGCGGCCCTCAAGCAGGCGTTGAGCCATGCGACGCAAGGGCGGTAG
- a CDS encoding DUF1217 domain-containing protein, giving the protein MSFQPILPFGGYAGWSFLQRTLPKQQDTFNNSAPVKRATDQFREKIAGIRTADDLMADRQVLQVALGAFGLDDDINNTFFIKKILTDGTTSSTALSSRLADKRYAAFSSAFGFGAGDLPRTGQAAFAETITGLYEKKQFERAVGEQDNDLRSALNLSSGLSDIVANNGSNNARWFAIMGNAPVRAVVETALGLPSSIARIDLDQQLDTFKSRAQSVFGTDKVGDLTAPDQQTKMVRLFLIRSEAAAAAQTSAGSIALSLLQSAGYRR; this is encoded by the coding sequence ATGAGCTTTCAACCCATCCTGCCCTTTGGCGGCTACGCCGGGTGGAGTTTCCTGCAGCGCACGCTGCCAAAGCAGCAGGACACCTTCAACAACAGTGCGCCAGTCAAGCGGGCAACCGATCAGTTCCGCGAAAAGATCGCCGGCATCCGCACGGCGGACGACCTGATGGCCGACCGGCAGGTCTTGCAGGTGGCCCTCGGGGCCTTCGGGCTGGACGACGACATCAACAACACATTCTTCATCAAGAAGATCCTCACCGATGGCACGACATCCAGCACGGCCCTTTCCAGCCGCCTTGCGGACAAGCGCTATGCCGCGTTTTCCAGTGCCTTCGGTTTCGGTGCCGGTGATCTGCCGCGTACCGGGCAGGCCGCCTTTGCCGAGACGATCACCGGACTTTACGAAAAGAAACAGTTCGAGCGTGCGGTCGGCGAACAGGACAACGATCTGCGGTCAGCCCTGAACCTGTCCAGCGGTCTGAGCGATATCGTGGCGAACAACGGGTCCAACAACGCGCGCTGGTTTGCCATCATGGGCAACGCCCCCGTGCGGGCCGTTGTCGAAACCGCCCTCGGATTGCCCAGTTCGATCGCCCGCATCGACCTGGACCAGCAGCTGGACACCTTCAAATCCCGCGCCCAAAGCGTGTTCGGCACCGATAAGGTCGGCGATCTTACAGCCCCCGACCAGCAGACGAAAATGGTACGGCTGTTCCTGATCCGGTCAGAAGCGGCCGCAGCGGCGCAGACATCCGCCGGGTCCATCGCGTTGAGCCTTTTGCAAAGCGCGGGCTATCGCAGATAG
- the flbT gene encoding flagellar biosynthesis repressor FlbT yields the protein MSGLVLKLNPRERVLVNGAVIENGDRRSKLSILTPNANILRLRDAIRPDEVNTPVRRVCYIAQLVLSGDASEEDARHQLTRGIDQLRQALMDEDSHLQLCAALAAVTGGDFYRALKCLRALLPYEERLIAAQAS from the coding sequence ATGTCCGGTCTGGTCCTGAAGCTGAACCCGCGCGAGCGTGTGCTCGTCAACGGTGCCGTCATCGAAAACGGTGATCGCCGCAGCAAATTGTCGATCCTGACGCCCAATGCGAACATCCTGCGCCTGCGTGACGCCATTCGGCCGGACGAAGTGAACACGCCCGTCCGCCGCGTCTGTTACATTGCCCAGCTGGTGCTGTCCGGCGACGCCAGTGAAGAGGACGCACGCCACCAGCTGACACGTGGCATCGACCAGTTGCGCCAGGCACTCATGGACGAAGACAGCCATCTGCAACTCTGCGCGGCGCTGGCGGCGGTGACAGGCGGCGACTTCTACAGGGCGCTGAAATGCCTGCGTGCCTTGCTGCCCTACGAGGAGAGGCTGATCGCCGCGCAGGCATCATGA
- the flaF gene encoding flagellar biosynthesis regulator FlaF has translation MNAILKAQKAYAPDRPAIQTPRAIEARVITQITARLAHKSSDFPTLAKAVHDNRMMWSTLAIDVADSGNTLPTPLRAQIFYLAEFTDLHSRKFLRGEADLSALIDINTAIIRGLNASERR, from the coding sequence GTGAACGCCATTCTGAAAGCCCAAAAGGCCTACGCCCCCGACCGGCCCGCCATCCAGACGCCCCGTGCCATCGAAGCACGCGTGATCACGCAGATCACCGCGCGATTGGCGCACAAATCATCCGATTTCCCGACCCTTGCGAAAGCTGTTCACGACAACCGCATGATGTGGTCGACCTTGGCGATCGACGTCGCAGATTCCGGCAACACCCTGCCCACCCCGTTGCGTGCGCAGATCTTCTACCTCGCCGAGTTCACCGATCTGCACAGCCGGAAATTCCTGCGTGGTGAGGCCGACCTTTCGGCCCTTATTGATATCAACACCGCCATCATCCGCGGTCTGAACGCAAGCGAGAGACGCTGA